One Formosa sp. Hel3_A1_48 genomic window, GAAAACATGACCGCCATTGCTGGAATTCCCTCTTGGGTACAGATGTATTTTGAAAAATTAGTTGAAAAGAAACAGGAAAAAGTTGGCTCCATTTTTAAGAACTTTAACCTTTTTATTTTTGGCGGCGTCAATTTTGAACCCTACAGATCAAAATTTGAAAACTTGATTGGAAGAGAGGTAGATAGCGTTGAGCTTTATCCAGCAAGTGAAGGTTTTTTTGCATTTCAAGACCGACAGAACCAAAAAGGCTTGTTATTGCAATTAGATTCTGGTATTTTTTATGAATTTATTGAAGCAGATCATTTCTTTGAAGAGGCTCCGAAACGCATAACGCTGAAAGACGTTCAGTTAGGGGTTAACTATGTTATTATCATTTCAACCAACGCTGGTCTTTGGGCCTATAACATTGGCGACACAGTTCAGTTTACATCCCTATCGCCGTATAGAATTATTGTTAGCGGTCGAATTAAACATTTTATTTCTGCTTTTGGCGAACACGTGATTGCAAAAGAAGTTGATCAAGCCCTAACAACCGCTGTAAAAACATCCAATGCAAGGGTCACTGAGTATACTGTTGCCCCACAAATTACACCAGTAGACGGCCTGCCGTATCACGAATGGTTTATTGAGTTTGAAAAAGAGCCCGAAGACTTGGATGTATTCATTCAAACAATAGATTCCGCTCTTCAAGAGCAGAACGCTTATTACAAAGACCTTATTACAGGGAAAGTATTACAGCAGCTGCATATAAAAAAGGTTAAAAAAGGGGGCTTTAAAAGTTATATGAAAGCCATTGGTAAATTAGGAGGGCAGAACAAAATACCTCGCCTATCTAACGACCGCAAAATAGCCGAAAGTCTCTTGAATGCCGATCTCATCAATTAATGTATATTTGCATGTAAATGATTACAAACCCCACAAATAGCCTAAACCGAACACGTGCTCAAGAAAGTTCTCACGCCATTCAGCGCATGTACATTACCATGCGCCATTTGTTCAGCCGAGGATTTTACAAACCGATGGGTGTTTCTGGTTCTACCTTGCGCCAAGCGCTTTTATCTTTAAGACCTGAAATTTACGGCACTATAGCTGAAGAAAAAATAGAACTGCAGGGCTTGCTGTATGTCGTCGATCGCCTTCCAATAGGGATCGAGCAATGTATGCATATAAACCTTACTAGCGCTGAAGGGTTCGGCGGATCTCATTTTGAAGTCATTGTGCCTGCAAAACGCAGAAGAAACTGTTACCGGATTGATTTTGAGCAAATGAACATTGAAATAACTCGGGGGCGCTCAGAAATTTATGATATTTTAACGCATCTTACATTTCTATATATTGAGTCGCACAAGATTGCTCACCAAGTTCTAATAGGCGAAAAAGGAAAGACAACTAGAGATTGGCAGAAACTTGAAGCTGCAATCACAGCTGAAAAAAAATTAACTAAAAAAGCACGCGAAATAGCGGTGTCTCATACAGCAAATATTTTAGGCCGAACGTTTGAAGAGATTTTGGC contains:
- a CDS encoding GH3 auxin-responsive promoter family protein is translated as MTSIKSFFAKIFAAQVTKKINTWASDPIATQQKVFEQLVRTAKHTTFGKDHNFSALKNHDDFVKNVPVRDYEKLKHYVDQVVAGAPDILWPGKPLYFAKTSGTTSGAKYIPITAPSIKAQVEASRNAVLMYINETGNSDFVDGKWIFLQGSPVLDEKNGIKLGRLSGISAHYVPSYLLKNRMPSWDTNCIEDWETKVDAIVEETLEENMTAIAGIPSWVQMYFEKLVEKKQEKVGSIFKNFNLFIFGGVNFEPYRSKFENLIGREVDSVELYPASEGFFAFQDRQNQKGLLLQLDSGIFYEFIEADHFFEEAPKRITLKDVQLGVNYVIIISTNAGLWAYNIGDTVQFTSLSPYRIIVSGRIKHFISAFGEHVIAKEVDQALTTAVKTSNARVTEYTVAPQITPVDGLPYHEWFIEFEKEPEDLDVFIQTIDSALQEQNAYYKDLITGKVLQQLHIKKVKKGGFKSYMKAIGKLGGQNKIPRLSNDRKIAESLLNADLIN